AGCAGCAGCGCCCGTTGGACCTCGGTGGCGGCCCCCCAGTCCGTTCGGGTGCGCAGGTACGAGAGGTTGCGGTCCGCCCCGCCCGTGCGCATGCCGCGCTCCCAGGCGCCGACCGCCCCGGGCAGAGCCGGCACGGCAGCGGCGACGATCTCGAGCGTGACCCCGCTCGCGCGGGCGATGTGGGACGCGTGGCCGAGGAGACCGAACCCGGTGACGTCGGTGGCGCACTTGGCGCCGACGTCGAGCGCGGCGCGGCTGGCGGCGGCGTTGAGCGCCCGCATGGAGTCGTGGAACGTCCGGGCATCGGCCTCACCCAAGGCGCCCGCCTTCTCCGCGGTGGCGAGGAGGCCCGTCCCGAGCGGCTTGGTGAGCACGAGCCGGTCGCCGGGGCGGGCGGCGGCGTTGGTGAGCATCCGATCGGGGTGCACGCGTCCGGTGACGGCGACGCCGAACTTCAACTCCTCGTCGATGATCGTGTGGCCGCCGACGACGAGCGCGCCGGCCTCGTGCACCTTGTCCTGCCCCCCCCGGAGGATCTGCCCCAGCACCTCGAGCGGCAACGTGCCGACCGGGAATCCGACGATGTTGAGGGCGGTGATCGGCTCGCCACCCATGGCATACACGTCGGAGAGCGCGTTGGCGGCGGCGATCTGCCCGAAGAGGTATGGATCGTCGACGATCGGCGCGAAGAAGTCCACGGTCTGCACGAGCGCCAGATCGGGAGACAGCAGGAAGACGCCGGCGTCGTCGAATGTCTCGCGTCCGACGATGAGGCGCGGGTCGGACTGGTGTGGCACGCCCTGCAGCGCCTCGGAGAGATCGCCCAGGCCGAGCTTCGCGGCGCAGCCGGCGCAGCGCGCGAACCCGGTGAGGCGGAGCAGTTCCGCCGAGGCGGGGGCGGTGCCCATGGGCTACTTCACGGCGACGACGGCTTCGATCTCGACGAGCACGTTCCGCGGCAGCGCGGACACCTGGACCGTCGAGCGGGCGGGGCGCGCGTCGCCGAGGGCGCGGGCGTACGCATCGTTGACCATCGGGAAGTCGCTCATGTCGTGCAGGAATACCGTGGTCTTGACGACATCGTTCCACGTGGCGCCGGCGGCTTCGAGGATCGCCTTGAGATTGGCGAGCACGCGCTCGGTCTGGGCGACGACGTCCCCGGCCACCACCTGACCGGTGGCGGGATCGATGGCGATCTGGCCGGCGGTGAACAGGAAGCCGTTGGCGATCACGCCCTGGGAGTAGGGCCCGATCGCGGCCGGCGCCTTGTCGGTATGGATGGTGTTGGGCATTCGAGGGCTCTCCAGCGAGTGAGCCGGCGCGAGGCCGGCGCGTGTGTCGACGTGCATGCGATCCGCGGGAACCTACTCAGACGGCATCGTGCGTCGCCAGGCCGAACAGTCGCTCCGCGTTCCGCGTCACGACCGTGCCGAAGGCTTCCGGCTCGACGCCGCGCGCCTGGGCCACGCGGGCGAGCGTCAGACTGACCCACGCGGGCTCGTTCCGCTTGCCGCGATGCGGCACGGGCGCAAGGAAGGGCGCGTCGGACTCGACGAGCACCCGATCGTCCGGCACGAGGCGCAGGAGCGCGTCGTCGGCCCATTTCTTGAACGTCACCACGCCGCTGAACGACACGTACCAGCCCACGGCGAGCGCCGCTTCGGCCAGCCGGTGCGATCCGGTGAAGCAGTGCAGGACACCGCGCACACCGCTGGAGCCGGCCTCCTGGATCATGGCCCGCGTGTCGTCTTCGGCCTCGCGCGTGTGCACGACGACCGGTTTGCGCAGGTCGCGGGCCAGGCCCAGCTGGGCACCGAACGCCCGGCGCTGTTCGGCCCGTGGCGAGTGCTCGTAGTGATAGTCGAGCCCGCACTCGCCGATCGCCACGGCGCCCCGCCCGCATTCGTCGCCGATGCGCGAGGCGTCGCGCAGGGGATCGAAGCCGGCCGCGTCGTGCGGGTGGACGCCGGCCGTGAAATAGAGGAACCCCGGGTGCAGCGCGGCGAGCGCGCGCGACCGCGCCGCCGCGTCGAGGGACTCGCCGATGCAGACGACGGCGCGCGCGCCGGTGAGCCGCGCGCGCTCGATGACCTCGGCGCGGTCGTCGTCAAAGGCCGGATCGGCCAGATGCGAGTGGCTGTCGATGAATTGAGCCATGAACGAAGAACCGCCGCGGGATGCGCGGCGGTTCCGGAAGCGTCAGGGACTGGCCTCGCGTCGCCGGGCCTGGGCGGCCCCGGCCCGCGCCGACACGCCGGCCCCGCCCTGTCCCTCGAGGGATCGCGGCCATTTGGCCTCGATCCAGAGGAGCAACGCGCCGGCGACGTAGATGGAGCTGAACGTGCCGGTGAAGATGCCGAACGCCATGATCCACGAGAACGGACGGATCACCTCGCCGGCGAAGAACAGCAGCGCCAGCGTGGCGATGAGCGTGGTGACGTGGGTGAGGATGGAGCGCGGCAGCGTCTCGTTGATCGACCGGTTCATCACGTCGTACAGCGATTCCTTGCGCTGCTTCTTGAGATTCTCGCGCACGCGGTCGAAGATGATGATCGTGTCGTTGAGCGAGTATCCGATCACGGTGAGGATCGCGGCGACGACGGTGAGCGATATCTCCAGCCGCATCATGGCGAGGAACGCCAGCGTGGTGAAGATGTCGTGCGCCGTGGCGACCACGGCGGCGACGCCGAAGCGCCACTCGAACCGGATGGCCAGATAGATCAGGGTGACGAGGAACGAGATGAGGACGGCGACCAGCGCGTTGCGGCGCAGTTCGGCGCCCACACGGGGGCCGACGTACTCGGACCGGAGGACCTTCACCTGCGACGTATCGCCGAACTGGGCGTGGAGCGCGGTCTCGATCTGCCGGGCCGTGCTGTCGTTGACCTCGCTCGCGGCCGAATCGGACGTGGCGCCGCTCGCCAGGCCCTTGGGCTGGGCGCTGATCGTGTAGTCGTTGAG
This window of the Gemmatimonadaceae bacterium genome carries:
- a CDS encoding RidA family protein: MPNTIHTDKAPAAIGPYSQGVIANGFLFTAGQIAIDPATGQVVAGDVVAQTERVLANLKAILEAAGATWNDVVKTTVFLHDMSDFPMVNDAYARALGDARPARSTVQVSALPRNVLVEIEAVVAVK
- the selD gene encoding selenide, water dikinase SelD, producing the protein MGTAPASAELLRLTGFARCAGCAAKLGLGDLSEALQGVPHQSDPRLIVGRETFDDAGVFLLSPDLALVQTVDFFAPIVDDPYLFGQIAAANALSDVYAMGGEPITALNIVGFPVGTLPLEVLGQILRGGQDKVHEAGALVVGGHTIIDEELKFGVAVTGRVHPDRMLTNAAARPGDRLVLTKPLGTGLLATAEKAGALGEADARTFHDSMRALNAAASRAALDVGAKCATDVTGFGLLGHASHIARASGVTLEIVAAAVPALPGAVGAWERGMRTGGADRNLSYLRTRTDWGAATEVQRALLLDPQTSGGLLVAVPAHRLDDYLSRVPGAVEIGGVRAAGPVALVLV
- a CDS encoding TatD family hydrolase, with translation MAQFIDSHSHLADPAFDDDRAEVIERARLTGARAVVCIGESLDAAARSRALAALHPGFLYFTAGVHPHDAAGFDPLRDASRIGDECGRGAVAIGECGLDYHYEHSPRAEQRRAFGAQLGLARDLRKPVVVHTREAEDDTRAMIQEAGSSGVRGVLHCFTGSHRLAEAALAVGWYVSFSGVVTFKKWADDALLRLVPDDRVLVESDAPFLAPVPHRGKRNEPAWVSLTLARVAQARGVEPEAFGTVVTRNAERLFGLATHDAV
- the secF gene encoding protein translocase subunit SecF translates to MLRILHGTSYDFIKYWRHAAIATIAFIVIGLAALGIRGARYSIEFTGGTLMQVHFTKPPQADAIRQTVDRAGFSGSTIQQFGTLNDYTISAQPKGLASGATSDSAASEVNDSTARQIETALHAQFGDTSQVKVLRSEYVGPRVGAELRRNALVAVLISFLVTLIYLAIRFEWRFGVAAVVATAHDIFTTLAFLAMMRLEISLTVVAAILTVIGYSLNDTIIIFDRVRENLKKQRKESLYDVMNRSINETLPRSILTHVTTLIATLALLFFAGEVIRPFSWIMAFGIFTGTFSSIYVAGALLLWIEAKWPRSLEGQGGAGVSARAGAAQARRREASP